In Bombus vancouverensis nearcticus chromosome 1, iyBomVanc1_principal, whole genome shotgun sequence, a single genomic region encodes these proteins:
- the Rchy1 gene encoding ring finger and CHY zinc finger domain containing 1 isoform X2, with translation MFSDQFARFSCEATCSSRVPFLILPACLYGFVSCQAFFELGHANKSMKFSHVLCNETPSFKVLLTNCRDKPNVVCCCYERPVLLRRLEEKETTPCCNKVYICRFCHDKEETHVVNRKEVTELICVLCDTRQPVQATCKNCHCRFGKYTCLECNLFDDEDKNQYHCDGCGICRVGGRDRFFHCAKCNMCLPVQLQNGHTCVENVSHANCPVCLEDIHTSRIPCHIPNCGHLLHRTCFEELLHSGHYACPTCQVSLLDMTDLWKFLDMEVSSTPMPEEYKDYKVDILCKDCHEESTVKFHIVGLKCLNCGSYNTCRVKGSPSPDPDTLD, from the exons ATGTTCAGTGATCAGTTTGCGCGATTCAGCTGCGAGGCAACATGTTCTTCTCGGGTACCGTTTTTAATCCTTCCGGCGTGTCTCTACGGCTTCGTCTCGTGTCAAGCATTTTTCGAACTTGGTCACG CAAACAAATCGATGAAGTTCAGCCATGTGTTGTGTAACGAGACGCCCTCTTTCAAAGTGCTGCTTACCAATTGCCGCGATAAGCCAAATGTCGTGTGCTGCTGCTACGAACGACCAGTGCTTTTGCGTCGtctcgaagaaaaagaaact aCACCATGTTGTAACAAAGTATACATATGTCGATTTTGTCACGACAAGGAGGAGACCCACGTGGTAAATAGAAAAGAAGTCACAGAACTTATATGTGTTCTATGTGACACTCGTCAGCCTGTACAAGCCACTTGCAAAAATTGTCACTGTCGCTTTGGCAAATATACATGCCTCGAGTGCAATTTGTTCGATGACGAAGACAAGAATCAGTATCACTGTGACGGTTGCGGGATATGCAGGGTCGGCGGTCGGGATCGATTTTTCCACTGTGCCAAGTGCAACATGTGTTTACCGGTTCAGTTACAGAACGGGCACACG TGTGTAGAAAATGTTTCTCATGCAAATTGTCCAGTCTGCTTGGAGGATATTCACACAAGTCGTATACCTTGTCACATTCCAAATTGTGGTCATTTGCTTCATCGTACGTGTTTTGAGGAGTTGTTACACTCAGGACATTATGCTTGTCCAACTTGCCAAGTGTCTCTTCTAGATATGACTGATCTATGGAAATTTTTGGATATGGAAGTATCGTCAACACCAATGCCAGAAGAGTACAAGGATTACAAGGTTGATATTCTGTGCAAAGACTGTCACGAG GAATCAACAGTAAAATTCCATATTGTAGGTTTGAAATGTTTGAATTGTGGAAGTTATAACACTTGCAGAGTCAAAGGATCTCCGTCTCCag ATCCAGATACATTGGACTAA
- the Rchy1 gene encoding ring finger and CHY zinc finger domain containing 1 isoform X1, with product MFSDQFARFSCEATCSSRVPFLILPACLYGFVSCQAFFELGHANKSMKFSHVLCNETPSFKVLLTNCRDKPNVVCCCYERPVLLRRLEEKETTPCCNKVYICRFCHDKEETHVVNRKEVTELICVLCDTRQPVQATCKNCHCRFGKYTCLECNLFDDEDKNQYHCDGCGICRVGGRDRFFHCAKCNMCLPVQLQNGHTCVENVSHANCPVCLEDIHTSRIPCHIPNCGHLLHRTCFEELLHSGHYACPTCQVSLLDMTDLWKFLDMEVSSTPMPEEYKDYKVDILCKDCHEESTVKFHIVGLKCLNCGSYNTCRVKGSPSPADPDTLD from the exons ATGTTCAGTGATCAGTTTGCGCGATTCAGCTGCGAGGCAACATGTTCTTCTCGGGTACCGTTTTTAATCCTTCCGGCGTGTCTCTACGGCTTCGTCTCGTGTCAAGCATTTTTCGAACTTGGTCACG CAAACAAATCGATGAAGTTCAGCCATGTGTTGTGTAACGAGACGCCCTCTTTCAAAGTGCTGCTTACCAATTGCCGCGATAAGCCAAATGTCGTGTGCTGCTGCTACGAACGACCAGTGCTTTTGCGTCGtctcgaagaaaaagaaact aCACCATGTTGTAACAAAGTATACATATGTCGATTTTGTCACGACAAGGAGGAGACCCACGTGGTAAATAGAAAAGAAGTCACAGAACTTATATGTGTTCTATGTGACACTCGTCAGCCTGTACAAGCCACTTGCAAAAATTGTCACTGTCGCTTTGGCAAATATACATGCCTCGAGTGCAATTTGTTCGATGACGAAGACAAGAATCAGTATCACTGTGACGGTTGCGGGATATGCAGGGTCGGCGGTCGGGATCGATTTTTCCACTGTGCCAAGTGCAACATGTGTTTACCGGTTCAGTTACAGAACGGGCACACG TGTGTAGAAAATGTTTCTCATGCAAATTGTCCAGTCTGCTTGGAGGATATTCACACAAGTCGTATACCTTGTCACATTCCAAATTGTGGTCATTTGCTTCATCGTACGTGTTTTGAGGAGTTGTTACACTCAGGACATTATGCTTGTCCAACTTGCCAAGTGTCTCTTCTAGATATGACTGATCTATGGAAATTTTTGGATATGGAAGTATCGTCAACACCAATGCCAGAAGAGTACAAGGATTACAAGGTTGATATTCTGTGCAAAGACTGTCACGAG GAATCAACAGTAAAATTCCATATTGTAGGTTTGAAATGTTTGAATTGTGGAAGTTATAACACTTGCAGAGTCAAAGGATCTCCGTCTCCag CAGATCCAGATACATTGGACTAA